One Salmo trutta chromosome 12, fSalTru1.1, whole genome shotgun sequence genomic region harbors:
- the LOC115203746 gene encoding dolichol phosphate-mannose biosynthesis regulatory protein encodes MATGADQAVGMGLVGFSLLLFTYYTIWVIILPFVDSDHVAHQYFLQREYSVILPGIAALILLLSVGTFIGVVTWKNRKPKKVD; translated from the exons ATG GCCACAGGGGCAGACCAAGCAGTTGGCATGGGCCTTGTTGGCTTCAGCCTCCTGTTGTTTACATACTACACAATATGGGTAATCATTCTG CCATTCGTGGACAGCGATCATGTGGCCCACCAGTATTTTCTTCAACGGGAGTATTCTGTCATTCTACCTGGGATCGCAGCATTGATACTGCTGCTCAGTGTAG GTACCTTCATTGGAGTGGTCACCTGGAAGAATCGCAAGCCTAAGAAGGTGGACTAA